A genomic segment from Gorilla gorilla gorilla isolate KB3781 chromosome 3, NHGRI_mGorGor1-v2.1_pri, whole genome shotgun sequence encodes:
- the MEPE gene encoding matrix extracellular phosphoglycoprotein isoform X1 encodes MRVFCVGLLLFSVTWAAPTFQPQTEKTKQSCVEEQRITYKGHHEKHGHYVFKCVYMSPGKKNQTDVKQEEKNKDNIGFHHLGKRINQELSSKENIVQERKKDLSLSEASENKGSSKSQNYFTNRQRLNKEYSISNKENTHNGLRMSIYPKSTRNKGFEDGDDAISKLHDQEEYSAALIRNNMQHIMRPVTAIKLLGEENKENTPRNVLNIIPASMSYAKAHSKDKKKAQRDSQAQKSPVKSKSTHRIQHNIDYLKHLSKVKKIPSDFEGSGYTDLQERGDNDISPFSGDGQPFKDIPGKGEATGPDLEGKDIQTGFAGPSEAESTHLDTKKPGYNEIPEREENGGNTTGTRDETVKEADAVDVSLVEGSNDIMGSTNFKELPGREGNRVDAGSQNAHQGKVEFHYPPAPSKEKRKEGSSDATESTNYNEIPKNGKGSTRKGVDHSNRNQATLNEKQRFPSKGKSQGLPIPSRGLDNEIKTEMDSFNGPSHENIITHGRKYHYVPHRQNNSTRNKGMPHGKGSWGRQPHSNRRFSSRRRDDSSESSDSGSSSESDGD; translated from the exons ATAACATACAAGGGTCACCATGAGAAACATGGGCATTATGTTTTTAAGTGTGTTTACATGTCACCTGGGAAGAAAAATCAAACTGATGTAAAG caggaagaaaaaaacaaagacaatattGGTTTTCACCATTTGGGCAAGAGAATAAATCAAGAGCTATCGTCTAAAGAAAATATTgtccaggaaagaaagaaagatttgtcCCTTTCTGAAGCCAGTGAGAATAAGGGAAGTAGTAAATCTcaaaattatttcacaaataGACAGAGACTGAATAAAGAATATAGTATTAGTAACAAAGAGAATACTCACAATGGCCTGAGGATGTCAATTTATCCTAAGTCAACTAGGAATAAAGGGTTTGAGGATGGAGATGATGCTATCAGCAAACTACATGACCAAGAAGAATATAGCGCAGCTCTCATCAGAAATAACATGCAACATATAATGAGGCCAGTGACTGCAATTAAACTCCTgggggaagaaaacaaagagaacacaCCTAGGAATGTTCTAAACATAATCCCAGCAAGTATGAGTTATGCTAAAGCACACTCGAAGGATAAAAAGAAGGCTCAAAGAGATTCCCAAGCCCAGAAAAGTCCAGTAAAAAGCAAAAGCACCCATCGTATTCAACACAACATTGACTACCTAAAACATCtctcaaaagtcaaaaaaatcCCCAGTGATTTTGAAGGCAGCGGTTATACAGATCTTCAAGAGAGAGGGGACAATGATATATCTCCTTTCAGTGGGGACGGCCAACCTTTTAAGGACATTCCTGGTAAAGGAGAAGCTACTGGTCCTGACCTAGAAGGCAAAGATATTCAAACAGGGTTTGCAGGCCCAAGTGAAGCTGAGAGTACTCATCTTGACACAAAAAAGCCAGGTTATAATGAGAtcccagagagagaagaaaatggtgGAAATACCACTGGAACTAGGGATGAAACTGTGAAAGAGGCAGATGCTGTTGATGTCAGCCTTGTAGAGGGCAGCAACGATATCATGGGTAGTACCAATTTTAAGGAGCTCCCtggaagagaaggaaacagagtGGATGCTGGCAGCCAAAATGCTCACCAAGGGAAGGTTGAGTTTCATTACCCTCCTGCACcctcaaaagagaaaagaaaagaaggcagtaGTGATGCAACTGAAAGTACCAACTATAATGAAATTCCTAAAAATGGCAAAGGCAGTACCAGAAAGGGTGTAGATCATTCTAATAGGAACCAAGCAAccttaaatgaaaaacaaaggttTCCTAGTAAGGGCAAAAGTCAGGGCCTGCCCATTCCTTCTCGTGGTCTTGATAATGAAATCAAAACCGAAATGGATTCCTTTAATGGCCCCAGTCATGAGAATATAATAACACATGGCAGAAAATATCATTATGTACCCCATAGACAAAATAATTCTACACGGAATAAGGGTATGCCACACGGGAAAGGCTCCTGGGGTAGACAACCCCATTCCAACAGGAGGTTTAGTTCCCGTAGAAGGGATGACAGTAGTGAGTCATCTGACAGTGGCAGTTCAAGTGAGAGCGATGGTGACTAG
- the MEPE gene encoding matrix extracellular phosphoglycoprotein isoform X2 — protein sequence MRVFCVGLLLFSVTWAAPTFQPQTEKTKQSCVEEQRQEEKNKDNIGFHHLGKRINQELSSKENIVQERKKDLSLSEASENKGSSKSQNYFTNRQRLNKEYSISNKENTHNGLRMSIYPKSTRNKGFEDGDDAISKLHDQEEYSAALIRNNMQHIMRPVTAIKLLGEENKENTPRNVLNIIPASMSYAKAHSKDKKKAQRDSQAQKSPVKSKSTHRIQHNIDYLKHLSKVKKIPSDFEGSGYTDLQERGDNDISPFSGDGQPFKDIPGKGEATGPDLEGKDIQTGFAGPSEAESTHLDTKKPGYNEIPEREENGGNTTGTRDETVKEADAVDVSLVEGSNDIMGSTNFKELPGREGNRVDAGSQNAHQGKVEFHYPPAPSKEKRKEGSSDATESTNYNEIPKNGKGSTRKGVDHSNRNQATLNEKQRFPSKGKSQGLPIPSRGLDNEIKTEMDSFNGPSHENIITHGRKYHYVPHRQNNSTRNKGMPHGKGSWGRQPHSNRRFSSRRRDDSSESSDSGSSSESDGD from the coding sequence caggaagaaaaaaacaaagacaatattGGTTTTCACCATTTGGGCAAGAGAATAAATCAAGAGCTATCGTCTAAAGAAAATATTgtccaggaaagaaagaaagatttgtcCCTTTCTGAAGCCAGTGAGAATAAGGGAAGTAGTAAATCTcaaaattatttcacaaataGACAGAGACTGAATAAAGAATATAGTATTAGTAACAAAGAGAATACTCACAATGGCCTGAGGATGTCAATTTATCCTAAGTCAACTAGGAATAAAGGGTTTGAGGATGGAGATGATGCTATCAGCAAACTACATGACCAAGAAGAATATAGCGCAGCTCTCATCAGAAATAACATGCAACATATAATGAGGCCAGTGACTGCAATTAAACTCCTgggggaagaaaacaaagagaacacaCCTAGGAATGTTCTAAACATAATCCCAGCAAGTATGAGTTATGCTAAAGCACACTCGAAGGATAAAAAGAAGGCTCAAAGAGATTCCCAAGCCCAGAAAAGTCCAGTAAAAAGCAAAAGCACCCATCGTATTCAACACAACATTGACTACCTAAAACATCtctcaaaagtcaaaaaaatcCCCAGTGATTTTGAAGGCAGCGGTTATACAGATCTTCAAGAGAGAGGGGACAATGATATATCTCCTTTCAGTGGGGACGGCCAACCTTTTAAGGACATTCCTGGTAAAGGAGAAGCTACTGGTCCTGACCTAGAAGGCAAAGATATTCAAACAGGGTTTGCAGGCCCAAGTGAAGCTGAGAGTACTCATCTTGACACAAAAAAGCCAGGTTATAATGAGAtcccagagagagaagaaaatggtgGAAATACCACTGGAACTAGGGATGAAACTGTGAAAGAGGCAGATGCTGTTGATGTCAGCCTTGTAGAGGGCAGCAACGATATCATGGGTAGTACCAATTTTAAGGAGCTCCCtggaagagaaggaaacagagtGGATGCTGGCAGCCAAAATGCTCACCAAGGGAAGGTTGAGTTTCATTACCCTCCTGCACcctcaaaagagaaaagaaaagaaggcagtaGTGATGCAACTGAAAGTACCAACTATAATGAAATTCCTAAAAATGGCAAAGGCAGTACCAGAAAGGGTGTAGATCATTCTAATAGGAACCAAGCAAccttaaatgaaaaacaaaggttTCCTAGTAAGGGCAAAAGTCAGGGCCTGCCCATTCCTTCTCGTGGTCTTGATAATGAAATCAAAACCGAAATGGATTCCTTTAATGGCCCCAGTCATGAGAATATAATAACACATGGCAGAAAATATCATTATGTACCCCATAGACAAAATAATTCTACACGGAATAAGGGTATGCCACACGGGAAAGGCTCCTGGGGTAGACAACCCCATTCCAACAGGAGGTTTAGTTCCCGTAGAAGGGATGACAGTAGTGAGTCATCTGACAGTGGCAGTTCAAGTGAGAGCGATGGTGACTAG
- the MEPE gene encoding matrix extracellular phosphoglycoprotein isoform X3, giving the protein MRVFCVGLLLFSVTWAAPTFQPQTEKTKQSCVEEQREEKNKDNIGFHHLGKRINQELSSKENIVQERKKDLSLSEASENKGSSKSQNYFTNRQRLNKEYSISNKENTHNGLRMSIYPKSTRNKGFEDGDDAISKLHDQEEYSAALIRNNMQHIMRPVTAIKLLGEENKENTPRNVLNIIPASMSYAKAHSKDKKKAQRDSQAQKSPVKSKSTHRIQHNIDYLKHLSKVKKIPSDFEGSGYTDLQERGDNDISPFSGDGQPFKDIPGKGEATGPDLEGKDIQTGFAGPSEAESTHLDTKKPGYNEIPEREENGGNTTGTRDETVKEADAVDVSLVEGSNDIMGSTNFKELPGREGNRVDAGSQNAHQGKVEFHYPPAPSKEKRKEGSSDATESTNYNEIPKNGKGSTRKGVDHSNRNQATLNEKQRFPSKGKSQGLPIPSRGLDNEIKTEMDSFNGPSHENIITHGRKYHYVPHRQNNSTRNKGMPHGKGSWGRQPHSNRRFSSRRRDDSSESSDSGSSSESDGD; this is encoded by the coding sequence gaagaaaaaaacaaagacaatattGGTTTTCACCATTTGGGCAAGAGAATAAATCAAGAGCTATCGTCTAAAGAAAATATTgtccaggaaagaaagaaagatttgtcCCTTTCTGAAGCCAGTGAGAATAAGGGAAGTAGTAAATCTcaaaattatttcacaaataGACAGAGACTGAATAAAGAATATAGTATTAGTAACAAAGAGAATACTCACAATGGCCTGAGGATGTCAATTTATCCTAAGTCAACTAGGAATAAAGGGTTTGAGGATGGAGATGATGCTATCAGCAAACTACATGACCAAGAAGAATATAGCGCAGCTCTCATCAGAAATAACATGCAACATATAATGAGGCCAGTGACTGCAATTAAACTCCTgggggaagaaaacaaagagaacacaCCTAGGAATGTTCTAAACATAATCCCAGCAAGTATGAGTTATGCTAAAGCACACTCGAAGGATAAAAAGAAGGCTCAAAGAGATTCCCAAGCCCAGAAAAGTCCAGTAAAAAGCAAAAGCACCCATCGTATTCAACACAACATTGACTACCTAAAACATCtctcaaaagtcaaaaaaatcCCCAGTGATTTTGAAGGCAGCGGTTATACAGATCTTCAAGAGAGAGGGGACAATGATATATCTCCTTTCAGTGGGGACGGCCAACCTTTTAAGGACATTCCTGGTAAAGGAGAAGCTACTGGTCCTGACCTAGAAGGCAAAGATATTCAAACAGGGTTTGCAGGCCCAAGTGAAGCTGAGAGTACTCATCTTGACACAAAAAAGCCAGGTTATAATGAGAtcccagagagagaagaaaatggtgGAAATACCACTGGAACTAGGGATGAAACTGTGAAAGAGGCAGATGCTGTTGATGTCAGCCTTGTAGAGGGCAGCAACGATATCATGGGTAGTACCAATTTTAAGGAGCTCCCtggaagagaaggaaacagagtGGATGCTGGCAGCCAAAATGCTCACCAAGGGAAGGTTGAGTTTCATTACCCTCCTGCACcctcaaaagagaaaagaaaagaaggcagtaGTGATGCAACTGAAAGTACCAACTATAATGAAATTCCTAAAAATGGCAAAGGCAGTACCAGAAAGGGTGTAGATCATTCTAATAGGAACCAAGCAAccttaaatgaaaaacaaaggttTCCTAGTAAGGGCAAAAGTCAGGGCCTGCCCATTCCTTCTCGTGGTCTTGATAATGAAATCAAAACCGAAATGGATTCCTTTAATGGCCCCAGTCATGAGAATATAATAACACATGGCAGAAAATATCATTATGTACCCCATAGACAAAATAATTCTACACGGAATAAGGGTATGCCACACGGGAAAGGCTCCTGGGGTAGACAACCCCATTCCAACAGGAGGTTTAGTTCCCGTAGAAGGGATGACAGTAGTGAGTCATCTGACAGTGGCAGTTCAAGTGAGAGCGATGGTGACTAG